The following are encoded in a window of Magnolia sinica isolate HGM2019 chromosome 11, MsV1, whole genome shotgun sequence genomic DNA:
- the LOC131219367 gene encoding uncharacterized protein LOC131219367 isoform X3, producing the protein MLDPITFNILQQLHLDASIIFLLGSCIREVNWQAALEDAHVLVGDDINWVFRPCHQLHFNVVSSSDGCYYIQVGSVGISASDELWVACYILEITH; encoded by the exons ATGCTTGACCCAATTACCTTCAATATATTACAGCAACTGCATTTGGATGCTTCCATTATTTTCTTATTGGGCTCATGTATCCGTGAAGTGAATTGGCAGGCTGCTCTTGAGGATGCCCATGTTCTGGTTGGTGATGACATCAACTGGGTTTTTAGGCCTTGCCATCAGCTTCACTTCAATGTGGTTTCTTCATCAGACGGGTGCTACTACATACAG GTTGGCTCTGTCGGAATTTCTGCCAGTGATGAGTTGTGGGTGGCCTGCTACATCCTTGAG ATAACTCATTGA
- the LOC131219367 gene encoding uncharacterized protein LOC131219367 isoform X4 — MLDPITFNILQQLHLDASIIFLLGSCIREVNWQAALEDAHVLVGDDINWVFRPCHQLHFNVVSSSDGCYYIQVGSVGISASDELWVACYILEGG; from the exons ATGCTTGACCCAATTACCTTCAATATATTACAGCAACTGCATTTGGATGCTTCCATTATTTTCTTATTGGGCTCATGTATCCGTGAAGTGAATTGGCAGGCTGCTCTTGAGGATGCCCATGTTCTGGTTGGTGATGACATCAACTGGGTTTTTAGGCCTTGCCATCAGCTTCACTTCAATGTGGTTTCTTCATCAGACGGGTGCTACTACATACAG GTTGGCTCTGTCGGAATTTCTGCCAGTGATGAGTTGTGGGTGGCCTGCTACATCCTTGAG GGAGGGTAG
- the LOC131219367 gene encoding uncharacterized protein LOC131219367 isoform X1 — MLDPITFNILQQLHLDASIIFLLGSCIREVNWQAALEDAHVLVGDDINWVFRPCHQLHFNVVSSSDGCYYIQNIGNSRLALSEFLPVMSCGWPATSLREGRSLS, encoded by the exons ATGCTTGACCCAATTACCTTCAATATATTACAGCAACTGCATTTGGATGCTTCCATTATTTTCTTATTGGGCTCATGTATCCGTGAAGTGAATTGGCAGGCTGCTCTTGAGGATGCCCATGTTCTGGTTGGTGATGACATCAACTGGGTTTTTAGGCCTTGCCATCAGCTTCACTTCAATGTGGTTTCTTCATCAGACGGGTGCTACTACATACAG AACATTGGGAATTCCAGGTTGGCTCTGTCGGAATTTCTGCCAGTGATGAGTTGTGGGTGGCCTGCTACATCCTTGAG GGAGGGTAGATCACTCTCGTAA
- the LOC131219367 gene encoding uncharacterized protein LOC131219367 isoform X2 — MLDPITFNILQQLHLDASIIFLLGSCIREVNWQAALEDAHVLVGDDINWVFRPCHQLHFNVVSSSDGCYYIQNIGNSRLALSEFLPVMSCGWPATSLR; from the exons ATGCTTGACCCAATTACCTTCAATATATTACAGCAACTGCATTTGGATGCTTCCATTATTTTCTTATTGGGCTCATGTATCCGTGAAGTGAATTGGCAGGCTGCTCTTGAGGATGCCCATGTTCTGGTTGGTGATGACATCAACTGGGTTTTTAGGCCTTGCCATCAGCTTCACTTCAATGTGGTTTCTTCATCAGACGGGTGCTACTACATACAG AACATTGGGAATTCCAGGTTGGCTCTGTCGGAATTTCTGCCAGTGATGAGTTGTGGGTGGCCTGCTACATCCTTGAG ATAA